The Rhodospirillaceae bacterium genome segment GATTTGAACCTGTACATTTCCATTCGTGGTGGGGGCATGTCGTACACCAAGGGCTATGTGCCAGCCGAGCAGGGCTGCATGTTGATGGATTTGCGGCGTCTTAACCGTATCCGGGAGATCAACGTGACAGATCGCTATGTCGTGGTTGATGCGGGCTGCACCTGGATCAGCGTTGCTGATGCCTTGAAAGAGCATGGCCTGAAGCTTGATTTTCCTGCGCCGTTTTCCGGTCTTTATTCCACTGTCGGCGGGGCGATGTCCCAGAATGTGCCGTCGACCATGAAAGGCGTGCTCGGCCTAGAAGTTGTGCGCGCCGATGGGGCAAAGGTACGCACCGGCTCCTGGGGACGGGTGAGTCCAGACACGCCGTTCTTCCGCGACTATGGTCCGGATCTCACAGGTTTGTTTCTCGGCGACACCGGATCCTTTGGAATCAAAACCGGGGTGTCGCTGCATATCAGCAAAAAGGTCGGGGTTACGGCCCACGGCTCGTTTGCCTTTGAAACCTATGAAGATATGGCCGAGACAATGATTGAGCTTGGCCCTTATGACTTTGTCACCCGCCGCGTCGGTCTTGATCCCTTCAAAAGTCAGAACGCCGCCAAGGTCGGCTTCAAGGAGGCGATCAAAACCCTCGGCGATGTCACCACCACCGGCTCAAGCCTAGTGTCGGGCCTTATGGATTCCATGAAGATGGCCACCGCCGGAACCAATTTCATGGATGGGGTGAAGTGGTCGCTTCATCTCACGGTCGAGGGCTTGACCCAGGATGCTGCGGAGGCCGGTCTGCAAATCGTCCGCGACATTTGCCTCAAACGCAGCCGCGAGATTGCCAACATCATGCCCCGGGCGATGGAAGCCCGTGGCTTCTCGGTGCGCGGTTTTCTCGGCAAGGATGGCCAGCGCTGGGTGCCGACCAATTCACTGTGGCCGCTGAGCCGCGCCGTTGAAGTGGCCACTGCGGTGCAGGACTTCTTCAACAGCCGCCGCGCCGAAATGGATCAACACGGCATGTGGGAATCCTACATGACCAACTATGGCCAGGGGTACTTCATGTGTGAGCCCAGTTTTTACTGGGTGGATGAAGTGAGCGAACATCACCTGCGCCATCTGCCCGCTGAGGAAGCGAAAAAGTTCAAGTTCATCCCGGCCAACCCGCACGCCCGCGCCTATGCCCAAAAACTCAGGTTTGAGTTGCGTGATTTCTTTCACGACCTTGGCGCGGTGCATGTCCAGTTGGCCAAATTCTATCGCTATCAGGATGCCCTGGCACCGGAAACCGCACGCCTGTTGTCAGATCTGAAAGGTGTGCTTGATCCAGACCGCCGCTTTAACCGCGCCAATCTGGGTCTTTAAAGCAGCCGGATTAAGATATCCGACCGGTGCGCTTAAACGGTCCCATTTCTGTCAGCGTATCGACATCGTCTTCAACGGCGGGCCGTTCTTGTTTAAGGAACTGCGCCACCGCTTGGCGAAAGCCGTCATCTGCAATCCAATGGGCCGAGTAGGTCTTGCGTGGCAAATAACCCCGCTGCAGTTTGTGCGGCCCCTGCGCCCCGGCTTCGACCCAGGCCAAGCCGTGGTCGATGGCGTAGTCGATGGCGCGGTAATAACAGACCTCGAAGTGCAACATGGGATAATTAACGATCGTCCCCCAATTGCGACCATACAAGGTATCACCGCCCAGTAAGTTTAAGGCGCCGCAGACGATGTCTCCGCCTTCTTCACCCATAATCAAAACAACCTGATCTCCCATGCGCTCCGATAAGAGGTTGAAAAATGATCGGGTCATGTAGGCTTGACCCCATTTACGGTCTGAGGTCAGGCGATAAAAGCGATAGAACGCATCCCAGTGACGGGTGGTGATGCCGTCGCCGCTGACAGCGTAAATATCTACCCCGCTGGCGTTGGCCTTTTCGCGCTCTTTGCGGATGTTCTTGCGTTTGCGCGAAGACAAAGCGTTCAGGAAGCCGTCAAAATCGGCGTAGTTCTCATTCTTCCAGTGAAACTGCTGGCCATACCGCTCCAGCAAGCCGGCCTCGGCCATCAGGGCGAAGTCGTCTTCGCCCGGAAACGTGATGTGCAGCGAGGACACATTCAGCCGGTCGGCCACCTCAATCATTCCGGCCAGCAGGGTGCGTTTCAGTGCAACGATGGTCTGTGCCTCAAGACCGGGGCGAGTCATCAGGCGAGGCCCGGTCACGGGCGTAAAGGGCACGGCACATTGAAGCTTGGGGTAATAATGCCCTCCAGCACGCTCGTAGGCGTTGGCCCAACCCCAGTCAAACACATACTCACCATAAGAGTGATCTTTTAAATACATGGCGGCACAGGCCAAGAGAGTTCCGTCAGGAGTCTCCACGGCGACATGCTGGGATTGCCAGCCCGTGTCTGCCGTAACAGACCCGGAATCTTCAAGCGCACTATAGAACGCATGGCGCACGAAAGGGTTACAGTCGGGGACCCGGGCGCACGCATCCCATTGCGCAGCATCAATGTCGTGTATCGATGGCACGATGCGAACGGTCATCGAGTCAAAATCGATGTTGCGGAAGTCTTGTGAAACGTCAGTCATACCCTAAAGTGTCGTGCCAGATATTGTCTTGCGAGTTGTATTAACTAATTTCAACCACGGCCTCGACTTCGACCGGCGCATCAAGGGGCAGGGAGGGGCAGCCAACAGCCGCGCGGGCATGGCGGCCCGCATCGCCAAAGACATCTACCATCAAATCTGATGCGCCGTTGATCACCTTGGGGTGCTCTGTGAAGTCTGGGCCGCCGGCGACAAATCCACCGAGTTTAATAATACGTTTGACCCGGTCTAAGTCGCCGTCACAGGCGGACTTCAGTTGAGCGATGATATTTAAGGCGCTTTGCCGGGCGCAGATCACAGCTTCTCCGACCGAAACATCATCCCCGACTTTTCCGTAAAACAGCAGTTTTCCATCTTTCATCGGCAACTGGCCTGAAATGAAGACCAGAAAGCCAGAAACCGCGAAGGGAACATAGTTTGCAACCGGTGCTGAAGCCTCAGGCAGAGATAACCCAAGCTCAGTCAAGCGGGCTTCAATACCACTGCTCATTACGATTGTACTCCTGGGGCACGGTTTATGACGTGAGTGCAAATCTGGATCATTGGTTTTGGGGCTCCAAGCTGCAATTGAAATGTGCTAACTCACAGACAGCACAGGTTAAGTATGATCAAGATATACAAGTTATGGGCGGATCGGGAGTGCAAAAGTCACGGTAATCCGTGATAAACCAACAAATAGAAGGGTTTCCTGGGCCGTCAAGGCACCGGACTCGCAAGGCAAGGTCGCAGTGTTATGAATAAGCTTTCTCTCCCGAAAGACAGAATAAAAGTTCTTCTTCTTGAGAATGTCCATGAGAACGCAGTGGCTCTTTTCCAGCGCCATGGCTACGAGTACATTGAGCAGCATAAGGGGGCTTTGGATGAAGAGGACCTGATTGAGAAAATAGCTGATGCCCATATGGTCGGCATTCGGTCTCGCACGCAGATTACGGAACGGGTGCTAAAGGCCGCAGAGAAGCTCATGGCCATTGGTTGCTTTTGTATTGGCACCAATCAGGTGGACACCACTGCGGCTAAGATGCGCGGTATTCCTGTTTTTAACGCCCCTTATTCTAACACCCGGTCTGTTGCCGAACTGGTGCTGGCCGAAGCCATTATGTTGTTGCGCGGTATTCCTGAAAAATCTGCGTTGGCCCATGAAGGGGGGTGGCTTAAGTCGGCTGAAGGGTCTTACGAATTACGTGGCAAAATTCTAGGCATTGTTGGCTATGGCCATATCGGAACACAATTGTCCGTGATGGCCGAGGCGCTTGGCATGCGGGTGGTGTTCTATGACATCGTTGAGAAACTGGCACTCGGCAATGCCACAGCGGTGAGGGACTTGACTGAGCTACTGGAGCAGTCTGATGTGGTATCGCTGCATGTACCCGCCACAGAATTAACGGCAGGTATGATTCATGAACAGTGCTTGATGTCGATGAAGAAAGGCGCACATTTAATTAACGCCTCGCGCGGGAACGTGGTCGATATTGATGCCCTGACGAAATATTTGAAAAATGGTCACCTTGCCGGTGCCGCCATCGACGTTTTTCCCAAAGAACCCGCCACACCAGATGAAGAGTTCATGAGCCCCCTGCGGGGTCTTAAGAATGTCATTCTGACGCCTCATATCGGGGGAAGTACGCTCGAGGCCCAAGCCAACATCGGCACAGAGGTGGCCGATAAGCTGGTAAAGTATTCTGACAACGGCTCAACGCTCGGCGCGGTGAACTTTGTTGAAGTCGCGCTGCCGCCCCAAAAGGATGCCGTGCGTTTCATGCATATTCACCGCGATGTGCCCGGTGTTCTGTCAAAAATCAACAACGTCTTTTCCAGCCGGAATATCAATATCGCTGGGCAGTATCTCAGAACCGATGGTCAAATCGGCTATGTGGTCACGGATGTGCTTGGCGACGTCGCTGTGGGTATGGGCATACGCCAGGATGTCGAGGCCATTGAAGGCACCGTGCGCAGCAGGTTTTTATACTAGCGCAGAAGGTTTCCTGTCCTGAGAGGTCTGCGTAGTCTTGCGGCGACCCTATTCTGCTTGTCGTGCAACGGATTTTTTTAGTTTTGACCTGAAACAAAAATGTCATTTTTTCAACACCTTAGGCATTTTTTCGCGTATTAAGCGCATATGTCTGAGTTTAAAACATCACGCGCACGCGGATCAGTTTCGCGGTCACGCGGAATTGCCATGCCGCAGTTGCAGCGGTGGATGCGGTCACATACAAAACGCCGCCGTACCGCAGGCGAGAATATACGTGCTTTGCTTCTAGGGTGTTTTTTAGTCAGTGGCCTGTTTGGCCTGACGACTTATTGGGTTGGCCTCTCAGTTGAAGAACAACGCGCAGACATGAGCGATCAGTTCGATTTTATTAAGGCCACAGTTCTGGCCCACGCGATGTCTACAGCAATGCAGGAAAACGGCTTACCCCGTTTGCCCTGTCCAGACCTGACCGGTAATGGTGTTGCAGAATACAGTTGCGGCCCAGGCGAATTAGAGGGCTATGTTCCTTGGAAAACGCTCGGCCTGGATGCTGAGGAGACGATCAACGCTTGGGGCATCCCTGTCACTTACAAAATTGACCGCCCAAATGCCCATACCTGTGCTGGCCGGTTGCCAAGGTCCGGGAACTTGATCCTGACGCGTCAATTTGATGGGCAAGTCATGCGTTCAACAGTCAACGCGGTCTTCGTCTTGCAAAGCTTTAAGCCAAAAGCCCGTGGGAAAAGCAGTCTCACATATATCGATGCTGGAACGGGGAGCTTGTTTCTCGGGCTATGCCAGAACGCAGACACAATGCGATCTGTAAGTTTTTGAGTTAAAAACTCTGAATTGCTCTAAGCACAGGCATCTAGAATTGGCGGTGTTGGTGTTCCGGTACTCTCAGGCACCGGAAAATTAATGCCAAGGATGTGACGCCACTCCAAAGCGGCTTTTATCTTATCCGTTGCCGCTGTTTGTTCCGCCAGTGTAATCCGCCAATACGCTGCCTTGGCATTGCCATGCCAAGAGTCATCTAAATCAAGGTTTGTTATCGCTCCAGGAGCTGTAATGCGGCCCGTGGGTTTTGATCGGGCCCACGCGAGGAAGGCTTTGAAGGAATCAGCCAAGGTGGTGCAGCGTTTTTGAGTTGCAAGAAATTCCTGAACGAGGATCTCTAACGTCAAAGAGTCTATTGGTGTTTGGGTATGATCGCGCCACGCTTTGAGCACAGTCAGTAACCGTCTCGTTTGCCCGGTATTGAGGCTATCACTCAAACGCAGTGTTGCAGCTTCAGAGACTGGATTTGTAATGCGCCAGCCGGATGCGCGTTGCATGGTTGTTGGACCGGGAATTTTAAACCCATTTCCTTGCTCAAGAGCTGGAATGATCCGAACACTCCGATCCGACATTGTAATTGTAACACCAAGGTCGGCTGCCGTTATAACACTGGCCTCATATTGGTCAGCCAATCCAGCGTGCAGGACTTTAAGCGCATCTGCTGTGCGGCTTACCCTCAGTTTTGAAGGGAGGAGGTAGAGTACATCAACGCAGGTGACAGGTGACAGGGCTGTGCGTTTTCCAACACTGCCGACCACCAGAGAATCTCCAGTCACACTTCCTGCCATGCGCAGTGGATAGAGTGCGCGGCGCAGGGTGTGAACGACATCTTCTGCCTGTAAGCGGCAGTTGGCATAGGTTTGGGGGGTGGGAATCATCACACGTAAAAAGCCGTTGAACAGCTCGTTCAGCCAAGCCTTGTCAGAATCCTGGCGGGCAATTGAACTAATCGGAGCCAGCGGGTCAGCAAGGGCTCTATGCGAAAGAGAAGAGGGAAACGTCATTGCCCGCTGATCCTTATGGTAAGCCGGTGAGCATTTAACACGCCTTGGAACCCCTTGCGTCACTATACTCTTAGTTCCTTATCCCATAGACCTAAGAGCAGCCGTTTGTTGCGCCGCAGGTGTTGCACTTCATGCAGGTGCCGTTACGCACTAAAGTGAAGTTACCACACTCTCCGCAGGCATCTCCTTCGTAACCCTGCATTTTTGCCTTAGTGACGGCCGCCATTTTATCACTATTGGCTGAAGATGGCGGCGGGCCTGCCATCACCGACGCTCTGCTTTCTCGGGCATCGGTTTGTCCAGAACTCCCAGTTCCCATATGCGATGATGCACCTACAGCCGTATCAAGGGTCATAATGGTTTCTGTTGTGGTAACGCTTTCCACTTTGTCTTTGCGCTGGTCGCCTGGGTTCAGGAAATACAGATTGCTCGAACGGATATAGCCTTGCGATACTGTCCGTTCTGCCATCTCCAGTAGTTTTTCTGCTGCTTCACCTTCGCCCATGGCATCTGGTTTAATATCCGCATGCTCTACATGCCCGAGTTCGTAACGTCCCAAATAAGAGACAGCAAGTTCGCGGAAGATGTAATCAAGAATCGACGTAGCCATTTTGATGGAGCTGTTGCCCTCGACCATGCCTGCCGGCTCGAACCGGGTGAAAGTAAAGGCATCAACGTATTCTTCGAGTGGGACGCCGTATTGCAGACCGATTGAGATGGCGATTGCAAAATTGTTCATGAGACTGCGGAACGCAGCCCCTTCTTTATGCATGTCGATGAAGATCTCGCCGATGTTGCCATCGTCATATTCACCCGTTCGCAGATAGACTTTATGGCCACCGACCAACGCCTTTTGCGTATAACCTTTGCGGCGGTCAGGCAGTTTTAGACGCTCTCTGGCAACCACCCGCTCTACAATGCGCTCCGCAATAATTTCAGCGCGGGCAGGGGCTGACTGTGCGGCAACATCTTCAATCCTTGAGGCTGTGTCGTCTTCATCGTCACCCACCTCATCAAAGACAGCGGAGGCAAGGGGTTGCGAGAGTTTAGAGCCGTCACGATAGAGCGCGTTGGCTTTAAGACCAAGCTGCCAGGATTGAATGTAAGCATTGCGGCAGTCGTCTATGCTTGCTGTATTTGGCATATTGATGGTTTTAGAGATCGCACCTGAAATGAAGGGCTGTGCGGCGGCCATCATCCCGATGTGGCTTGCCGCAGACAGAAAACGTGTGCCGGTTCGCCCACAAGGATTGGCGCAATCAAAGACCGGAAGGTGTTCATCCTTCAATCCGGGTGCCCCTTCAAGGGTCATGGCACCACAGGCATAAATGTTGGCCGCTTCAATCTCTTCTGTCTTGAACCCTAGAGCTAGGAGCATATTAAAATCAAGACGGTTCAAGTCTTCTGCGTCTAACCCTAACCGCTCTGTGCAGAACTCTTCGCCAAGTGTGTATTTGTTGAAGACAAACTTAATGTCGAAAGCATTTGCCAGCGCGTCCTCAACAGCCGCAAGTGCATCGCCGTCAAAGCCGCGGTCCATCAGGGATTTGTGGTTTACGCCTGGGGCATCTTCCAAACTGGCGTGACCAACGGCGTATGCCTGAATCTCTTGAATCTGAGTATCTGTGTAGCCCAGGGTTTGAAGCGAAAGCGGGACGATGCGGTTCATGATTTTGAAGTAGCCGCCACCTGCAAGCTTTTTAAATTTCACCAGGGCAAAATCGGGTTCAATGCCCGTCGTGTCGCAGTCCATCACAAGGCCGATGGTGCCCGTAGGCGCAATGACAGACACTTGTGCATTGCGGAAGCCATGTTCATTGCCGGTTTCAAGTGCTGAGTCCCAGGCTTTTTTAGCTGCAGAAGTGATGTCAGCGTTGGGACAGTCTGCACCATTCAGGGGAACGGGCCGAATACTCAGGCCCTCGTATCCATCTTGATGGCCATAGGCGGCCCGCCGATGATTACGGATAACCCGCAGCATGTCGGCTTTGTTGGTTTCATATCCGGGAAAGGCACCAAGTTCTTCCGCCATTTCGGCCGATGTTGCATAGGACACTCCGGTCATAAGGGCTGTGATCGCGCCGCAGAGGGCTCGGCCCTCATTGCTGTCGTAGGCAATGCCATTTGCCATCAACAACCCGCCGATGTTTGCGTAACCCAAACCTAACGTGCGGAACTGATAAGACCGCTTGGCGATTTCCTTAGAGGGAAACTGCGCCATGAGGACCGAGATCTCGAGGCTGATGGTCCAAAGGCGTGTGGCGTGCGCAAAGCCATCGACATCGAAGCCGTTCCCATTCTGTCGGAATGTCAGCAGGTTCAGGGAAGCAAGGTTGCAGGCGGTATCATCGAGGAACATGTACTCGGAACAGGGGTTTGAGCCATTAATCCGTCCTGAGTTGGGGCATGTGTGCCACTCGTTAACTGTTGTATCGAATTGTAAACCCGGATCAGCACACTGCCAGGCGGCTTCAGCGATGCGGTCCCATAATTCTGCGGCGTCAACAGTCTTTGCGATGCTGCCGTCACTTCTGTTTGTGAGGTTCCAGGGTTTGCCGCTCTGCGCCGCTTCTAAGAAAGCATTGGTAACCCGAACGCTGTTGTTTGAATTTTGTCCGGAAACCGTGAGGTAGGCTTCAGAGTCCCAGTCCGTGTCATAGGTCTCGAATTCGATCTCCGCGTACCCTTGCCGGGCAAACTGGATGGCGCGCTGTAGCGCATTGTCCGGCAACATGGCTTTGCGGGCTGCTCTGACAGTTTTTTTGAGGGCGTCGTTTTTGGCGACATCAAAGCGGCTCTCGCCATCGACCCCATCCCAGTTGCGACAGGCTTGGAGGATGGCATTGAGATGAAACTGGCATTGCTTTGATCCCGTGACCAAAGCAGCAACCTTTTGTTCTTCTTTGACCTTCCAGGTAATGAAAGATTCAATATCGGGGTGATCAACATCTACGATCACCATTTTTGCAGCGCGGCGGGTTGTGCCACCTGATTTGATAGCGCCTGCGGCACGATCTCCGATCTTAAGGAAACTCATCAATCCTGATGATTGTCCGCCGCCCGAGAGTTTTTCTCCTGCACCGCGAACGGCCGAGAAGTTTGTTCCAGTCCCGGAGCCATATTTGAACAGGCGGGCCTCTCGCGTCCACAGGTCCATAATTCCACCGTCATTGACCAGATTGTCGCCAACGGACTGGATGAAGCAGGCATGGGGTTGTGGGTGTTCGTAGGCACCAGTCGACTTGGTCAAGCGGCCCGTTTCAAAGTCGACATAAAAGTGGCCCTGTGCCGGACCGTCGATGCCGTAGGCCCAATGCAGGCCGGTGTTAAACCACTGTGGTGAATTCGGCGCTGACATCTGTTTGCATAGCATGTAGCGCATTTCATCGAAATAAGCTTCGGCGTCTGCGTCGCTGTCGAAATAACCACCTTTCCAACCCCAATAGGCCCAAGTGCCAGCAAGGCGGTCGAAGACCTGGCGGGCATCTGTTTCTCCACCGTATCGATGTGTGGTTTTTAAACGGGTGAGGGCCTTTTCATCTGCTTCTTGGCGCCAGAGGAATTTGGGAACGTCGGCTTCTTCGACGGATTTAAGGCGCGCCGGAATACCGGCCTTGCGGAAGTATTTTTGAGCCAGGACATCGCAGGCCACCTGAGACCATTCCTCAGGGACCATAATGGCGTCCTGGGAAAAAACCACAGATCCGTCAGGGTTTTTGATCTCGCTCTTGATCGTTCGAAACGGGATGTTCTTGTAGGGTGAGGTGCCAGCCGTTGTAAACCTGCGTGTAATCCGCATGTCAAATCCCTCTTTGGCCGTTTCGGCCTCAAACTATGTTCTCTGCCGCCTCAACCGGGCGCAGAATCAAAAAAATCCGCACCATATTCTGGTCCGTCGCGACACATCTGCGATTCAAGCAAACCCCTCAGCCCATCGCGCTGGAAATCAACACATAATCAATATGTAGTAGGCTAAAATCCAGCACACACAAGTTACGCCTTGAGGGCCGATCGTTCAACAATATTTTGTGCTTAAGGGCTGAAAAACAACAATATTTCGCTATATATTGTTGTTCTGGGGCTCACACTCCAGTGATCCATTACCAGCCATTTCTATGGTTCACAGTGCTGGACGACACGTCGGAAAACGGCCATATTCCTGGCCTGTTTCGTATCTCAGGAAAGACCCCGTTATGACTTTAGGCACTAGGCTTTACACCAAATTCAGGGGGCAAAAGGTCGGTGAAGACGATCTGGGTAATACCTATTACCGCTCGAATAAAAAGCGGGCTGGTAACCGGGAAGAGCGTTGGGTGAT includes the following:
- a CDS encoding GNAT family N-acetyltransferase, giving the protein MTDVSQDFRNIDFDSMTVRIVPSIHDIDAAQWDACARVPDCNPFVRHAFYSALEDSGSVTADTGWQSQHVAVETPDGTLLACAAMYLKDHSYGEYVFDWGWANAYERAGGHYYPKLQCAVPFTPVTGPRLMTRPGLEAQTIVALKRTLLAGMIEVADRLNVSSLHITFPGEDDFALMAEAGLLERYGQQFHWKNENYADFDGFLNALSSRKRKNIRKEREKANASGVDIYAVSGDGITTRHWDAFYRFYRLTSDRKWGQAYMTRSFFNLLSERMGDQVVLIMGEEGGDIVCGALNLLGGDTLYGRNWGTIVNYPMLHFEVCYYRAIDYAIDHGLAWVEAGAQGPHKLQRGYLPRKTYSAHWIADDGFRQAVAQFLKQERPAVEDDVDTLTEMGPFKRTGRIS
- a CDS encoding RidA family protein encodes the protein MSSGIEARLTELGLSLPEASAPVANYVPFAVSGFLVFISGQLPMKDGKLLFYGKVGDDVSVGEAVICARQSALNIIAQLKSACDGDLDRVKRIIKLGGFVAGGPDFTEHPKVINGASDLMVDVFGDAGRHARAAVGCPSLPLDAPVEVEAVVEIS
- a CDS encoding vitamin B12-dependent ribonucleotide reductase; translation: MRITRRFTTAGTSPYKNIPFRTIKSEIKNPDGSVVFSQDAIMVPEEWSQVACDVLAQKYFRKAGIPARLKSVEEADVPKFLWRQEADEKALTRLKTTHRYGGETDARQVFDRLAGTWAYWGWKGGYFDSDADAEAYFDEMRYMLCKQMSAPNSPQWFNTGLHWAYGIDGPAQGHFYVDFETGRLTKSTGAYEHPQPHACFIQSVGDNLVNDGGIMDLWTREARLFKYGSGTGTNFSAVRGAGEKLSGGGQSSGLMSFLKIGDRAAGAIKSGGTTRRAAKMVIVDVDHPDIESFITWKVKEEQKVAALVTGSKQCQFHLNAILQACRNWDGVDGESRFDVAKNDALKKTVRAARKAMLPDNALQRAIQFARQGYAEIEFETYDTDWDSEAYLTVSGQNSNNSVRVTNAFLEAAQSGKPWNLTNRSDGSIAKTVDAAELWDRIAEAAWQCADPGLQFDTTVNEWHTCPNSGRINGSNPCSEYMFLDDTACNLASLNLLTFRQNGNGFDVDGFAHATRLWTISLEISVLMAQFPSKEIAKRSYQFRTLGLGYANIGGLLMANGIAYDSNEGRALCGAITALMTGVSYATSAEMAEELGAFPGYETNKADMLRVIRNHRRAAYGHQDGYEGLSIRPVPLNGADCPNADITSAAKKAWDSALETGNEHGFRNAQVSVIAPTGTIGLVMDCDTTGIEPDFALVKFKKLAGGGYFKIMNRIVPLSLQTLGYTDTQIQEIQAYAVGHASLEDAPGVNHKSLMDRGFDGDALAAVEDALANAFDIKFVFNKYTLGEEFCTERLGLDAEDLNRLDFNMLLALGFKTEEIEAANIYACGAMTLEGAPGLKDEHLPVFDCANPCGRTGTRFLSAASHIGMMAAAQPFISGAISKTINMPNTASIDDCRNAYIQSWQLGLKANALYRDGSKLSQPLASAVFDEVGDDEDDTASRIEDVAAQSAPARAEIIAERIVERVVARERLKLPDRRKGYTQKALVGGHKVYLRTGEYDDGNIGEIFIDMHKEGAAFRSLMNNFAIAISIGLQYGVPLEEYVDAFTFTRFEPAGMVEGNSSIKMATSILDYIFRELAVSYLGRYELGHVEHADIKPDAMGEGEAAEKLLEMAERTVSQGYIRSSNLYFLNPGDQRKDKVESVTTTETIMTLDTAVGASSHMGTGSSGQTDARESRASVMAGPPPSSANSDKMAAVTKAKMQGYEGDACGECGNFTLVRNGTCMKCNTCGATNGCS
- the serA gene encoding phosphoglycerate dehydrogenase, whose protein sequence is MNKLSLPKDRIKVLLLENVHENAVALFQRHGYEYIEQHKGALDEEDLIEKIADAHMVGIRSRTQITERVLKAAEKLMAIGCFCIGTNQVDTTAAKMRGIPVFNAPYSNTRSVAELVLAEAIMLLRGIPEKSALAHEGGWLKSAEGSYELRGKILGIVGYGHIGTQLSVMAEALGMRVVFYDIVEKLALGNATAVRDLTELLEQSDVVSLHVPATELTAGMIHEQCLMSMKKGAHLINASRGNVVDIDALTKYLKNGHLAGAAIDVFPKEPATPDEEFMSPLRGLKNVILTPHIGGSTLEAQANIGTEVADKLVKYSDNGSTLGAVNFVEVALPPQKDAVRFMHIHRDVPGVLSKINNVFSSRNINIAGQYLRTDGQIGYVVTDVLGDVAVGMGIRQDVEAIEGTVRSRFLY
- a CDS encoding FAD-binding oxidoreductase codes for the protein MPDTAHPTKDIQSMLAAIVGDEYVITEEAERSVYSNDIFFWDESETADVVVQPGSPDEVARLVTAAADLNLYISIRGGGMSYTKGYVPAEQGCMLMDLRRLNRIREINVTDRYVVVDAGCTWISVADALKEHGLKLDFPAPFSGLYSTVGGAMSQNVPSTMKGVLGLEVVRADGAKVRTGSWGRVSPDTPFFRDYGPDLTGLFLGDTGSFGIKTGVSLHISKKVGVTAHGSFAFETYEDMAETMIELGPYDFVTRRVGLDPFKSQNAAKVGFKEAIKTLGDVTTTGSSLVSGLMDSMKMATAGTNFMDGVKWSLHLTVEGLTQDAAEAGLQIVRDICLKRSREIANIMPRAMEARGFSVRGFLGKDGQRWVPTNSLWPLSRAVEVATAVQDFFNSRRAEMDQHGMWESYMTNYGQGYFMCEPSFYWVDEVSEHHLRHLPAEEAKKFKFIPANPHARAYAQKLRFELRDFFHDLGAVHVQLAKFYRYQDALAPETARLLSDLKGVLDPDRRFNRANLGL